The Lysobacter panacisoli genome includes a window with the following:
- a CDS encoding OprO/OprP family phosphate-selective porin, with translation MRNDRTRRSSVPLLAGSALACALAGPVQAQSAPPTVEELARRLQAIEQRLGTASATPAPADANGLADLDQRLRVIERRLELQAEEAEAKAASTPTVSLSASKGLAVKSPPPGDVELRLRGLVQADGRFYIDDDAVPQNDTFLWRRAQLNLEGNWGPLLAFRLTPELAGDSVTLLDAWIDVKFDPRATLRIGKTKSPVGLERLQASGATELIELGLPGELAPGRDIGLQLQGEFAGSTVNYALGVYNGTVDGRDAVTTNPDNNFEFAGRVFVEPWKNDSNAFSGLGFGIAGSSGDKEGTGNNFLPRYRTPGQVQFFNYRSAVLADGEHTRWSPQAYWYRNAFGVIGEYISSRQEVLLPASGARESLDHRAWQLVAGYVLTGEDAGYRGVARPNHPFTVGSAGWGAWELVARYGELDIDDDAFPVFADPNAVARNATSWGLGVNWYLNANFKLVANFTQTEFDGGAPAGADREDEKAFFTRAQFSF, from the coding sequence ATGCGCAATGACCGAACGCGAAGATCGTCCGTCCCCCTGCTGGCCGGAAGCGCGCTCGCCTGCGCGCTGGCGGGCCCGGTGCAGGCGCAGTCCGCACCGCCGACGGTGGAGGAGCTCGCGCGCCGCCTGCAGGCGATCGAACAGCGCCTTGGCACCGCCTCGGCGACCCCGGCGCCCGCCGACGCCAACGGACTGGCCGATCTCGACCAGCGCCTGCGCGTGATCGAACGCCGACTCGAACTGCAGGCCGAGGAAGCCGAGGCCAAGGCCGCCAGCACGCCGACCGTGAGCCTGAGCGCGAGCAAGGGCCTGGCGGTGAAATCGCCGCCGCCGGGCGACGTGGAGCTGCGCCTGCGTGGTCTGGTGCAGGCCGATGGTCGCTTCTACATCGACGACGACGCGGTACCGCAGAACGACACTTTCCTGTGGCGTCGCGCCCAGCTCAACCTCGAAGGCAACTGGGGCCCGCTGCTCGCGTTCCGCCTCACGCCGGAACTCGCCGGCGACAGCGTGACGCTGCTCGATGCATGGATCGACGTGAAGTTCGATCCGCGCGCGACGCTGCGCATCGGCAAGACCAAGAGCCCGGTCGGACTGGAGCGCCTGCAGGCCAGTGGCGCGACCGAACTGATCGAGCTGGGCCTGCCCGGCGAACTCGCGCCCGGCCGCGACATCGGCCTGCAACTGCAGGGCGAATTCGCCGGCTCGACGGTCAACTATGCACTCGGCGTCTACAACGGCACGGTCGATGGCCGCGATGCGGTGACGACCAATCCCGACAACAATTTCGAATTCGCCGGACGCGTGTTCGTCGAGCCGTGGAAGAACGACTCCAACGCATTCTCCGGCCTGGGCTTCGGCATCGCCGGCAGCAGCGGCGACAAGGAAGGCACCGGCAACAACTTCCTGCCGCGCTACCGCACGCCGGGACAGGTGCAGTTCTTCAACTACCGCAGCGCAGTGCTTGCCGACGGCGAACACACACGCTGGTCGCCGCAGGCCTACTGGTACCGCAACGCGTTCGGTGTGATCGGCGAATACATCAGCTCGCGCCAGGAAGTACTGCTGCCTGCCAGCGGCGCGCGCGAATCGCTCGATCATCGCGCCTGGCAGCTCGTGGCCGGCTACGTGCTCACCGGCGAAGACGCCGGATACCGCGGCGTGGCGCGGCCTAACCATCCTTTTACGGTCGGCAGTGCAGGCTGGGGGGCGTGGGAACTGGTTGCGAGGTACGGAGAGCTGGACATCGACGACGACGCCTTCCCCGTGTTCGCCGACCCGAACGCGGTCGCGCGCAACGCGACATCCTGGGGCCTGGGCGTGAACTGGTACCTCAACGCCAATTTCAAGCTCGTCGCCAATTTCACGCAGACCGAATTCGACGGTGGCGCGCCGGCCGGCGCGGACCGCGAAGACGAGAAGGCGTTCTTCACGCGCGCCCAGTTCTCGTTCTGA
- a CDS encoding PA domain-containing protein, translated as MRKHLLACALAVAGALTFSANAAQLVLLNGDAGTGLGLDDPTPATPVGLNPGTTVGQQRQIVYRFAMDLWGSVLKSDVPIKVGATFQRLNCTATGATLGSAGANWVDRDFPNAPIAGIWYNAALADSLAGVDLDPDPADPADIISRFNGDLGKPDCLAGTTWYYGLDGKTPTGGINFLNVVMHEIGHGLGFQGFLDKSTGQFLDFDGTGPRSDAYTQNAFDNVTNIGFNNAASTPAQRALAMRTAGRLVWSGNRVKNEAALVLDNRQYLTVTAPAGIAGRYLYGTASFGPPVSPANFTGQVVLGADAADAAGPSTTDACSALTNAAAVAGKFVLVDRGTCGFVIKAANVQAAGGIGMVVADNVAGSPPPDLGGSDPNITIPAIRITLADGNTFKANLPVNVTFEVDPVLLQGADDTGRVRLYAPSVVAPGSTFSHYDTALAPNALMEPFDTPTVQAQYNVDLTPALYRDMGWKVNNGAAKIGKCNTTVDLLEPGGFIVGANVQAWNNLCKVSAKNPGKYVQCMVDLQHRLRNAKLIHPLQGAAILVCTATNLKP; from the coding sequence ATGAGAAAGCACCTTCTCGCTTGCGCGCTGGCCGTGGCCGGTGCACTCACCTTCAGCGCCAACGCGGCGCAGCTCGTGCTCCTCAACGGCGATGCCGGTACCGGACTCGGTCTCGACGATCCGACGCCGGCCACGCCGGTCGGGCTCAACCCCGGCACGACGGTCGGCCAACAGCGTCAGATCGTCTACCGCTTCGCGATGGACCTGTGGGGTTCGGTGCTCAAGAGCGACGTGCCGATCAAGGTCGGCGCCACGTTCCAGCGCCTCAACTGCACGGCCACCGGCGCCACGCTCGGCTCGGCCGGCGCGAACTGGGTCGATCGCGACTTCCCGAACGCGCCGATCGCGGGCATCTGGTACAACGCCGCGCTTGCCGATTCGCTGGCCGGCGTCGACCTCGATCCCGATCCGGCCGATCCGGCCGACATCATCTCGCGCTTCAACGGCGATCTCGGCAAGCCCGACTGCCTCGCGGGGACCACGTGGTACTACGGTCTCGACGGCAAGACACCGACGGGCGGGATCAACTTCCTCAACGTGGTGATGCACGAAATCGGGCACGGCCTTGGCTTCCAGGGCTTCCTCGACAAGTCCACCGGCCAGTTCCTCGATTTCGACGGCACCGGTCCGCGTTCGGATGCATACACGCAGAACGCGTTCGACAACGTCACCAACATCGGCTTCAACAACGCAGCCAGCACGCCGGCACAGCGCGCACTCGCCATGCGGACTGCCGGACGACTGGTGTGGTCGGGCAATCGGGTGAAGAACGAAGCGGCGCTGGTGCTCGACAACCGCCAGTACCTCACCGTGACCGCGCCCGCCGGCATCGCCGGGCGTTACCTGTACGGCACCGCGAGCTTCGGCCCGCCGGTATCGCCGGCCAACTTCACCGGGCAGGTCGTGCTGGGAGCCGATGCCGCCGATGCGGCCGGTCCGAGCACTACCGACGCGTGCTCGGCGCTGACGAATGCGGCGGCCGTGGCCGGCAAGTTCGTGCTGGTCGATCGCGGCACCTGCGGCTTCGTGATCAAGGCCGCGAACGTGCAGGCCGCCGGTGGCATCGGCATGGTCGTGGCCGACAACGTGGCCGGTTCGCCACCGCCGGATCTGGGCGGCAGCGATCCGAACATCACCATCCCGGCGATCCGCATCACCCTGGCCGACGGCAACACGTTCAAGGCAAACCTGCCGGTGAACGTGACGTTCGAGGTCGATCCGGTGCTGTTGCAGGGTGCCGACGACACCGGTCGCGTGCGTCTGTATGCGCCCAGCGTCGTCGCACCGGGCTCCACCTTCTCGCACTACGACACCGCACTCGCGCCGAACGCGCTGATGGAGCCGTTCGACACGCCGACGGTGCAGGCGCAGTACAACGTCGACCTGACGCCGGCGCTGTACCGCGACATGGGCTGGAAGGTGAACAACGGCGCGGCGAAGATCGGCAAGTGCAACACCACGGTCGATCTGCTCGAACCGGGTGGCTTCATCGTCGGCGCCAACGTGCAGGCCTGGAACAACCTGTGCAAGGTCTCGGCCAAGAACCCGGGCAAGTACGTGCAGTGCATGGTCGATCTGCAGCACCGCCTGCGCAACGCGAAGCTGATCCATCCGTTGCAGGGCGCGGCGATCCTGGTGTGCACGGCGACCAACCTGAAGCCGTAA
- a CDS encoding post-PEP-CTERM-1 domain-containing protein, with product MTYAGVKVGIDAETGQLRPLTASESAQLDQALTQGQHARVAPAMAKTFSAPTDAAAARATARRNAHGGVSVKVPESQMTSVVAHRDASGQIVVEHVGEAHADDTSHDTANNEELLK from the coding sequence GTGACTTACGCCGGCGTCAAGGTCGGCATCGACGCCGAGACAGGGCAGTTGCGCCCGCTCACGGCGAGCGAGAGCGCGCAGCTCGACCAGGCGCTCACCCAGGGGCAGCACGCCAGGGTCGCGCCAGCGATGGCGAAGACGTTCAGTGCGCCGACCGATGCGGCCGCGGCGCGTGCGACCGCGCGTCGTAATGCGCACGGCGGCGTGTCGGTGAAGGTGCCCGAGTCGCAGATGACTTCGGTCGTCGCGCATCGCGATGCCTCGGGACAGATCGTCGTCGAACACGTCGGCGAAGCGCATGCCGACGACACCAGCCACGACACCGCCAACAACGAGGAGCTGCTGAAATGA
- a CDS encoding TolB family protein — MRRKSALVPSVVLAAGVVGVVVLSGPASAFLSEFGIEGMGVVSTRASEIRGSVSPDGQHIVWGSTDREGGAGGWDLWQARLKDGRWQDAKPLSINSPANDFDPLFSADGKWLYFFSNRSGGMGGDDLYRASVKADGFGAVENLGRGVNTRGDEWAPTPSRDGQRLLFASDGHGGKGGHDLLSARWDGKAFVDPQPLAGINTKADEFDAAWLGDGRTLVFARSQDPATKPVRLFVAHCDGARYDEAGPLALSFNIEDGTTLGPALDWNKPGELLVSGSAKAPRAGKMDLYRMKAPAAQGKGGCAG; from the coding sequence ATGCGACGCAAGTCGGCCTTGGTTCCGAGTGTAGTACTGGCGGCGGGCGTCGTCGGTGTCGTCGTGTTGTCCGGGCCTGCGTCGGCCTTCCTGTCCGAGTTCGGCATCGAAGGCATGGGCGTGGTATCGACCAGGGCCAGCGAGATCCGCGGCAGCGTCAGTCCGGACGGACAGCATATCGTCTGGGGCAGTACCGACCGTGAAGGCGGTGCCGGTGGCTGGGACCTGTGGCAGGCGCGGCTGAAGGATGGCCGCTGGCAGGACGCGAAGCCGCTGTCGATCAACTCGCCGGCCAACGATTTCGATCCGCTGTTCAGCGCGGATGGAAAGTGGCTCTACTTCTTCTCCAACCGCTCCGGCGGCATGGGCGGCGACGACCTCTACCGTGCGTCGGTGAAGGCCGACGGCTTCGGCGCGGTCGAGAACCTCGGTCGCGGCGTCAACACGCGCGGCGACGAATGGGCGCCGACGCCGAGCCGCGACGGCCAGCGCCTGTTGTTCGCCAGCGATGGACACGGCGGCAAGGGCGGACACGATCTGCTCTCGGCGCGCTGGGACGGCAAGGCCTTCGTCGATCCGCAGCCGCTTGCGGGTATCAACACGAAGGCGGACGAATTCGACGCCGCATGGCTTGGCGATGGGCGCACGCTGGTGTTCGCGCGCTCGCAGGACCCGGCGACGAAACCGGTGCGTTTGTTCGTCGCCCATTGCGACGGCGCGCGTTACGACGAGGCGGGTCCGCTGGCGCTGTCGTTCAACATCGAGGACGGCACCACGCTCGGTCCGGCGCTGGACTGGAACAAGCCCGGCGAACTGCTCGTCAGCGGCTCGGCCAAGGCGCCGCGTGCGGGGAAGATGGACCTCTACCGGATGAAGGCACCGGCAGCGCAAGGGAAGGGCGGTTGCGCGGGGTGA
- the aroE gene encoding shikimate dehydrogenase — protein MRGPTVSNFASVANPAVVKRFAVIGHPVAHSLSPRIHAAFGRQTGIALEYTAMDATPELFDAILAEFAAEGGVGANVTLPHKGRAAASCTTLSERARRAGAVNTLVRTATGWEGDNTDGVGLVRDLTERHGLDLRARRTLLIGAGGAARGVAPALLDAGIGDLFIVNRTPERADALADALSMPGRVHPRYLRDIGSLGTFDLIVNATSAARADGLPALPMALANPRTAAVDLSYGEVAIPFLAWARAAGSRDCIDGLGMLVEQAAESFQRWHGVRPETDEVFEELREHRAELVTAD, from the coding sequence ATGCGAGGGCCCACCGTGTCCAACTTCGCTTCCGTCGCAAATCCGGCCGTCGTGAAACGCTTCGCCGTCATCGGCCATCCGGTGGCGCACTCGCTGTCGCCGCGCATCCACGCCGCGTTCGGACGGCAGACCGGGATCGCCCTGGAATACACCGCGATGGACGCGACGCCGGAGCTGTTCGACGCGATCCTGGCGGAGTTCGCGGCCGAAGGCGGTGTCGGCGCCAACGTCACGCTGCCACACAAGGGCCGCGCCGCCGCGTCGTGCACGACGCTGAGCGAACGCGCGCGTCGCGCGGGCGCGGTGAACACGCTGGTACGCACCGCGACCGGCTGGGAAGGCGACAACACCGATGGCGTCGGCCTGGTGCGCGATCTCACCGAACGCCACGGACTGGACCTGCGCGCGCGCCGCACCCTGCTGATCGGCGCCGGCGGCGCGGCGCGCGGCGTCGCGCCGGCGCTGCTCGATGCCGGCATCGGCGACCTGTTCATCGTCAACCGCACGCCCGAGCGCGCCGACGCGCTGGCCGACGCACTGTCGATGCCGGGCCGCGTGCATCCGCGCTACCTGCGCGACATCGGTTCGCTCGGCACCTTCGACCTGATCGTCAACGCCACCTCCGCCGCGCGTGCGGACGGCCTGCCCGCATTGCCGATGGCATTGGCCAACCCACGCACCGCCGCCGTGGACCTGAGCTATGGCGAAGTGGCGATTCCGTTCCTCGCCTGGGCGCGCGCCGCCGGTTCGCGCGACTGCATCGACGGACTGGGCATGCTGGTCGAACAGGCGGCCGAGAGTTTCCAGCGCTGGCACGGCGTGCGCCCGGAAACCGACGAGGTCTTCGAGGAACTGCGCGAACACCGCGCGGAACTCGTCACCGCCGACTGA
- a CDS encoding YkgJ family cysteine cluster protein, producing the protein MDCRAHCGACCIAPSITSPIPGMPHGKPAGMPCVQLDDDYRCRLFGRPERPAFCASLRPSMEMCGPSREAALESLDRLERLTQPIPA; encoded by the coding sequence ATGGACTGCCGCGCCCACTGCGGCGCGTGTTGCATCGCGCCTTCGATCACCTCGCCGATTCCCGGCATGCCGCACGGCAAACCGGCAGGAATGCCGTGCGTGCAACTCGACGACGACTATCGCTGCCGGTTGTTCGGCCGTCCGGAGCGCCCCGCGTTCTGCGCGTCGCTGCGGCCGTCGATGGAGATGTGCGGCCCCTCGCGCGAGGCCGCACTGGAATCGTTGGACCGGCTGGAACGACTGACGCAGCCGATCCCGGCGTAG
- a CDS encoding MBL fold metallo-hydrolase: protein MTSPTARRAERTPILSIQGIVTMIRNRLSVLVAAVIAGATLSACSDRPPAATDASATTAPPTTTTSAPAPASASDLFRFRIGTLDAVALKDGTIDVANDGKTFAIGQPAADVNALLTAAGQPTDAMHLSIQPLLVRSDARVLLFDTGAGDASFARAGHLADALRAAGVEPAQVTDIFLSHAHPDHTGGLLTREGTLAFPNAAIHVSQPEWDALKVDAGAAKLVAAITPKVATFAPNAEIVPGVVKAVAVDGHTPGHSAYEIASGNERLLYIGDTAHHHVISVQRPEWTVQWDQQAPVAQASRRALLQRAADGNVRVYAVHFPFPGIGHVKKDGDNFVWVPES from the coding sequence ATGACGTCGCCGACCGCGCGTCGCGCGGAGCGGACCCCCATCCTTTCCATACAAGGCATCGTCACGATGATCCGCAACCGCCTTTCCGTTCTGGTCGCCGCCGTGATCGCCGGCGCGACGCTGTCCGCCTGTTCCGATCGCCCGCCCGCCGCCACCGACGCGTCGGCAACCACGGCCCCGCCAACGACCACGACGAGCGCACCCGCGCCCGCGAGTGCGTCCGACCTGTTCCGCTTCCGCATCGGCACGCTCGATGCCGTCGCGCTGAAGGACGGCACGATCGACGTCGCCAACGACGGCAAGACGTTCGCCATCGGCCAGCCGGCTGCCGACGTGAACGCGTTGCTGACCGCCGCCGGCCAGCCGACCGACGCCATGCACCTGAGCATCCAGCCGCTGCTGGTGCGCAGCGACGCGCGCGTGCTGCTGTTCGACACCGGCGCGGGCGACGCTTCGTTCGCGCGTGCCGGACATCTGGCCGATGCGCTGCGCGCCGCTGGCGTCGAACCCGCGCAGGTCACCGACATCTTCCTATCGCATGCGCATCCCGACCACACGGGCGGACTGCTCACGCGCGAAGGCACGCTCGCATTCCCGAACGCCGCCATCCACGTCTCCCAGCCGGAGTGGGACGCGCTGAAGGTCGATGCCGGCGCCGCGAAGCTGGTCGCGGCGATCACCCCGAAGGTCGCGACGTTCGCGCCGAACGCGGAGATCGTCCCGGGCGTGGTGAAGGCGGTCGCCGTCGATGGCCACACGCCGGGCCACAGCGCGTACGAGATCGCTTCGGGCAACGAACGCCTGCTCTACATCGGCGACACCGCACACCACCACGTGATCTCGGTGCAACGTCCGGAGTGGACCGTGCAGTGGGACCAGCAAGCGCCGGTCGCGCAGGCCAGCCGTCGTGCGCTGCTGCAGCGTGCGGCCGATGGCAACGTGCGCGTGTACGCGGTGCACTTCCCGTTCCCTGGAATCGGCCACGTGAAGAAGGACGGCGATAACTTCGTGTGGGTGCCGGAGTCCTGA
- a CDS encoding DUF58 domain-containing protein codes for MSAPQDGLASPRRWPRPAPATLALLVLWSLLGLAVVFERIESWAWYAAGAGLALMLLADAAAVVRRATPQVARRIPETWPVGIERAVTLDLEAANGQRVDVFDLHPGGWPMQGLPRRVRLRAGEVASFDYHLRANARGDFRFDGVQLRLHSPLRLWWQSRVAGAPQQVRVFPNFAPLARFAMFSAEQASRLVGAHLRRRRGEGTDFHQMREYRIGDSLRQIDWKATARARRLISREYQDEKNQQLVLLLDTGRRLLARDGELAHFDHVLDAALVVAYLALRQGDAVGLLASGGESAWVPPRRGVGAIDELLRASYALQPRPVATDFLAAATELTLRQRRRSLVMLVTNLRDEDMDDVLAAVRMLRKRHLVCVASLREAALDGALAEPVQDLHGAIRAGATAQYLEQRNAAHEALRGHGVMVLDVSCDELAASLVEKYLSVKRDGLL; via the coding sequence GTGAGCGCGCCGCAAGACGGGCTCGCCTCGCCACGCCGCTGGCCGCGCCCCGCGCCGGCGACGCTGGCGTTGCTCGTGCTGTGGTCGCTGCTTGGCCTTGCGGTGGTGTTCGAACGCATCGAATCGTGGGCCTGGTACGCGGCCGGCGCGGGCCTGGCGCTGATGTTGCTGGCCGATGCGGCGGCGGTCGTACGCCGCGCCACGCCGCAGGTCGCGCGGCGCATCCCGGAAACCTGGCCGGTCGGCATCGAGCGCGCCGTCACGCTGGATCTTGAGGCCGCGAACGGTCAGCGCGTGGACGTGTTCGACCTGCATCCCGGCGGTTGGCCCATGCAGGGCCTGCCGCGACGCGTGCGCCTGCGCGCCGGTGAGGTCGCGTCGTTCGATTACCACCTGCGTGCCAATGCGCGCGGCGATTTCCGGTTCGACGGAGTGCAGCTTCGCCTGCATTCGCCGCTGCGCCTGTGGTGGCAGTCGCGCGTGGCCGGCGCACCGCAGCAGGTGCGCGTGTTCCCGAACTTCGCCCCGCTGGCACGCTTCGCCATGTTCAGTGCCGAGCAGGCCTCGCGCCTGGTCGGTGCCCATCTGCGTCGTCGTCGCGGCGAAGGCACCGATTTCCACCAGATGCGCGAATACCGCATTGGCGACAGCCTGCGCCAGATCGACTGGAAGGCGACGGCGCGCGCGCGTCGGTTGATCTCGCGCGAATACCAGGACGAGAAGAACCAGCAGCTCGTTCTGCTGCTCGACACCGGCCGCCGCCTGCTCGCCCGCGATGGCGAACTCGCGCATTTCGACCACGTGCTCGATGCGGCGCTGGTGGTGGCCTACCTCGCGCTGCGCCAGGGCGACGCGGTCGGCCTGCTCGCCAGCGGTGGCGAAAGCGCGTGGGTGCCGCCGCGTCGCGGTGTCGGCGCGATCGACGAACTGCTGCGCGCGAGCTATGCATTGCAGCCGCGCCCGGTCGCGACGGATTTCCTCGCCGCCGCCACCGAACTCACGCTGCGCCAGCGCCGCCGTTCGCTGGTGATGCTGGTGACCAACCTGCGCGACGAGGACATGGACGACGTGCTCGCCGCCGTGCGCATGCTGCGCAAGCGACACCTCGTGTGCGTAGCGAGCCTGCGCGAGGCCGCGCTCGATGGCGCGCTCGCCGAGCCGGTGCAGGATCTGCATGGAGCGATCCGTGCCGGCGCCACCGCGCAGTACCTCGAACAGCGCAATGCCGCGCACGAAGCGCTGCGCGGCCACGGTGTGATGGTCCTCGACGTGTCTTGCGACGAGCTCGCCGCGTCGCTGGTCGAGAAATACCTGTCGGTGAAGCGCGACGGTCTGTTGTGA